CCTCGGCTTCGTCGATGCTGCGGAAGTTGCGCGTCTTGACGAGCAATTCAGACATGATGTTTTCGAACTGGGCGAGCTTGGCGGCgtcttcgtcctcttcgcctgtgacctcgccctcttctGTTTGGGAGGGTGTCTCGCCTGACTCTTCTTGCAACCGGGAGGCCAGCCTGAGGATGAGATCCTTCAGATTGAGCTTCTCCGGAGAGGTTTGGCTTTCGATCTCTTGACCCTCCTCGGCGGATTCAACCTCTGTCGAGACCTCCACGGCTTCGTTCTCCACGACGGCAGGTTCCGCGGGGATTGtttcctccgccgcctcagACTCTTCCACAGCGTCGGGTTCGgtctcctcaccctcttcagCCAGCTCCGACTCAGGCGCTTCGTTGTTGGCCTCGCTTGTGAGCACCTCAAACAAAGCCTGGACATaatgctcagcctcctcttgAGTGGTGTTCTTCAAAAGGCCGCTCTGCTGCAAGGCGTCCTGGATGGATTCCCGAATGGAAGTGGCGCCGTGCTCTTCGTTCTCAAGCGAGTGCTCAACCTTGAGCATGACATCATCCCAGACATCCTCACGggtgtcgtcgtcttcctcagTCCGCTCAGCAGCTGATTCCACTTCcccttcatcttcctccggTCGGGTATCGTCAACCAAGCCCTCGTCGTTCTCTtgatcctcaacctcctcttgaCCCTCAACCTGCTCCTCGGCTTCATGGTCCAGACCCCTGAGAACCCGTTCGAATTTCTGAATGCGCTCCTGGGCAGACTTCTGAATTTCATCAATCCGTTCCTGCGTAACCGGGCGAGCAAAAATACACATGTAAGGAGGCGTGGTCGCGTGCTTGACTGTCTCGAAGTGAATACGCAACGTTTGCCCCGGGAACTTTGCAGTCACCTTGTCGAGGACCTGGTTGAGCAGATGGACGCTCAGCTTGAACTCTTGGTCTCCGATGGTGGTGTCCGCTGCCTCGTGAAGAGAGACATCCATTTCCTGAAGAGGGATATACTGGAAGCCAAAGATGCGCTCAGTATTGTGATAGGCCACAAAAATACCGTCCATGCGGCCCATGCGCACCTGGAGAGAGTATTTCAAGAAGGCTGATCGGATCATGTCAAAGTATTCACGTTCATACGACTCCCAGGTCCCAAACCGGCCGCGAATCTCGTAGCCTTGGCCCTTTTCGTATCCTTCTGGATCCATGCGGATCGTGACAACGGCTCTGGTCTTGAGATCAAACATGCCCGTCCCGGGAAGTCGCGGATCGAAAGCGTCGAGCTGTGACCGCATCATGAAATCACCCATCGTTGTGTAATGGTAAGATTCTGGGCcattcttctcctcgtcggtgaGCTGATCAGACTTTGACTTGCGGTACTTttcaaactcctccttgggCATGGTCAGGAACTTTTCCATCGACTTCCCCAGCATGGCCAAAATATTGCCCGAGTCAAACTCCTTGTCAGCATCAATAGCATATGTTCCATCCTTGTGGTGTAGGAAAATAGCCGCTGGGCTTCTCAAGATTCTGTTGAAGTCCTCGCTGCTTTGCTCCGGGTCGAACTGCTTGGACAACATGGCTGTATTGATCGGACGCCAGGAAGACAGAAGGAAATGGAAATGTGCAAGTGTCGCCGTCATACTCGAAGTCGATCCAGAgtacttcttcttcttcttggctgccACACCAATAAGTGTCTTGTCCCTGGACGATGTGATGTATTCCTTGAGCGCACCGAAGTCGAACTCGTGGGTGGGCATGATTTGAGACAGATAGGGGTCATGGTTGTAGACTTTGGATCGGGGGTCCTGAAGATAGGAGACTCCGGGGTTAAACAGTACGCGATCGAGGCCGTATGCTAGTGTAGGTACCGGAGGTTGGCGCAGTTCAATAGGCTTGAGCCTGAGATATCTCGGGTCGATTTCTTTGATATCCAAATCCGGCTTcgcttcgtcctcctccttcttggcctttttcttcttgggcttgtctCCTCGATCCTCTCCTGCTTCCCCTACTGCGGCCGCTGCGGCCGAGTCCgcggtcttcttctttttggcaGCCGCCGGTTTGCTCTTCTTGCCGagatgttttgttttggaacCCTTTCGTTTTTTGAGAACACCCTCCTTCAAAACCTTTTTCACGGCATCTCTGAGCATATCCTGATCACCTTCGGTTCCGGCGGCATCGGTCGATGTTGAGAGGTCTGTcgcatccttctccttggcggATTTGGGCTTGTTCTTTGGTTTCCGTTTCTTTGAGGTTTCCTCGGGGTTTTCGTTATTCTCGGCTGGCGGAtcggatgatggaggagtaGCATCTTCAGTAGTGGTTGCTGGcgccgatggtggtggtggtggtggtggtggtggtgttgtcgaaTCAGTATACCATCGAGTTGCACCAAGATGGTTGATGGCTACTGGCAAATACCTCCGGGGCGCAGGGCTCTGGGCAAGGAGAGTTCGACATGCTGAGCATACAAATGGTAATTTTAGTGTCTGTCGAGCCTGTCTCGCCAAATGTAACATTGTGGCTGCCCTGTTCGTCCGTGGAGGATGCCGTAGAAGCCGTTTGAATGTCTGTATCAGTGCATATCTTTTGCGCGCCGTTGTTCATTTTTTTTGCCCTTGTCCAACCGTGCCAAGCCGCTAACGACCCCTGCTCTGCTGCCATTCCAGCGCCAAGGCTTCAATGACGTCGATCTCTTCGAgaagcatcaacaacaaatGTTCTAGGTaatatccatttctggtTTTTCAAAGTCGGTAAACTCTCAAGGGGGATGCTCGTGTAGAATTCAGCCCTTTATGATCTATATCTTGGGGGTTTCCTTACCTCTAAACAGTTTCCAACCTTCCCTAACCTTGCATGCCATGTCATGGTCAAATTGACTGGCATTGCAAAGCAAGTCAACAAAAGAGCGCACCCTAAACCACGCATTTATAGGCTCTCCAGGATAGCTGGCAGCCTGTTCTGTCTCTTATGTTGCGAGTAAGTCGTGGGCCGTACATCTTCGCTAACTTGCAGTGCCCGTTATCTTGATCACCTCCAGGATAGAAGGAGGCCACGCATTTAGGaccaaaacacacaaacaccaacaccttctcccaagTGTCATCACCTGCTTCTGTACTTGAACACACGTGTACTGCTTTCTTACTCGGTCAGACAACCCATCTAAGGCAGGTACACCAAAATCACGACATGGTCAGCACACATGAGACAATGTCCAAAAAGCCTTGCCTGTCCAGAAATCTAACCCCACGCTCACCTCGCTTCATGGGCGTTACACAGCCTCTCTCCTATCTCTGTCCCTGTGTCGCTTTGCCGTTATGTGCCACCCAAAACAATATCGACGACGATGGGCAGCCTTGCTTCAGCTGGGGTCTCACAGCGGAAACAATAAacgacatcaacatcaacaaacaaaccaaaaaTCACTCACATCTTCGGCCCGTTTCACGTTCGTGCTTTGTGGTGATAGTGATGTTAGCTATACCCAATACAAAGTCGCCCAGCAGTGGGTGTCCTCGGATCTTGCACCGTAAATACCCCAGAGTAAAAGTATGTCAGCAATGCATCAGCCACTCATACTGTTGTGCCTGTTCAGCCAGCCGTCATGTCGAACGGGAGCTGGGCGTGGGTAAGAATATCCTGTCCATTTCCAAGCGCCTTTGTAGGCCTCAACATACCTACGTAGCCCGAGCATCGATATCTCAAAGCCATCAGATCAAGTACCCAAACATCGGATTGCCCGAGACCTGTCTTGCTCAACTGCATTCCACATAGACTTTACACGCTCAACTGTCCCACCTCACTACATCTCCCAGACCGCCCATCCTCGCACTCAGCATCCCTGAGTCCAACCGCTAGAAACATTGGAAGTCGATCCGATTGGACCAAGCGCCGTTGTATTGCCTCGAGCTTTCGGGAAGATATCCCCTTCCTGACAAACCAGATGTATGCAGTTGACCAGAAGAGATAAACAAATTCCCAGCTCCGGCCACAAAACATGGAAGCCTAGCAAAAAACAAGCTTCTCTCCCGCTTCCCCCTTACCGCAGGCCGCGGGTGAGGCCGCGCGGGCAATTGCTGGTGTTTTGGGAAGGAGTATCTACCGGTATTGGTTGTGGACTAGAGGAGAAGCCACAGCCGCAGTCTTGCGCTATCTTTGGGAGGCACGCACCAGTGACACCACAAGGCCAAGAGCAGGGATGGCTTcatgaggatgggggttgtgAATGGAAGATGCCGATTGCCggggtggatggtggtgatcgaggaggaggttacctagccatcatcttggcccTAAATATCCCCAAAACACGACTAGTGATGTTGATTGCCGACAATATGTTCTCACACTAGGTATGCGCAGCATATACAACAGACCGCACTGCAAGAACCtcacaccacctcctgggCCATCTCAAACGACGTGGTTTCACAACCCGAAGGTCACCTACCCTGCTCAACAGCTTTCTGCAAGTCACACTTCGCCCATAGCTATCTACGACAACGTCTCTTGCGTGGGTTTGGTTATCTCTTTGTCTCAGATCCTGACTCACCTCACACCCGTTGATATCAACATCATTCATATTCCGACTCCCAAAACAGCAGTTCACTTAtgcttgtttctttttcacACATGCACTCCCGCCACCTAACCCTCCCACCCTTACACAACCCTACCTGTCAAATCCACAACCATCTTCCCacagcaacccccaacccttgAGGCCtcaccttttctttttcaccTTGCAGCAAAGGTGgcatttcttcttctcccgaTGATGGATATCGACCAACCTCACACCTGCCCTATGTATTCCGCAAAGGTAGCCAAGGGCCTGGACTTTTTTGCCTTCAAAAAACCCCCACCCACGGAAGCCCACCGCCATGTAGCGGAAGATGGCAAGGCAATTTGTAAAAACCACATGACACACATCACCTGCTTCCCGCGGGGATGATCGCAAAAAATTATGGCGTGGCGGGCAAAGGAGAATAAGGCGGGAAGCTGACTTACGGGTAACCGGGGGTTTTGCATCCGACCAGCCCTTTTTTTGCCCTACGAATTTATCtaggaaaggaaaaagatGTTCTTGATCAAGAAGGTGTGCAAAAGCGGTATATCGGTATGTATGACTTGCATTATTCGagtcaccacaccacaccttgTTTCGGAGCATTGATTTGCCCTTCTTGCTGTTGTGTGTTGTATGTTGCAAccactcctctcccccctcttgaTTGTAACgtccccttcttttccaccGTGCTATCCAGTCCTCCTCATACAGTACGGGAACACATCCCCCCATCAATatctcccctcccaatctTACACACCTATCTCTCAAACCCTTGATAATCACAAGCCAAACCGAACCCCTTCTTTCAAAAGCCGCCATACCCCCCTCATGATCATtcacattttttttttcttccatgCTGCCAACCCCATTTCGTCTGAAAATCGATCGGACCGTTGACAAAGATCTCCACCTTTCATCCCGGCCAGCCTAGCGTGCCTTGCGTGGGGGTGAGTTCGCCGGGTGCTTCCCGCAAAAACCCCACCACTTAACAGGGGTTTCTTTCCAGTCCCGGGCGGAATTACCTAATGACTTACACATTATTTCTTCCCTCAACTCCAATCCCGGCGAGTGGTTTCGCCCACGAGGGTTGGGGGCGATTGGTTTTCGGAGAGAAATCCGACTTTCGGACACTAAAAAGAAACTCGGAAggttttttatttattttttttaaaaaaaaatcatgGGTGAGGTTGTATTCTAGGACTTGTGGGTCAACGTGCTTGAGAGAATTGTGAGACCTTGGAAAGGCTTGTTGTGATGGTTCCCAAGGTTGCTTTTGAGGTTTTTGGGTCCTGTTAGCGGCCGTTGTAATGGAGTAGGAAGGGTATAGGTGAGTCTATTTTCATGGCCTGGGCAGGTATGTAGGTCAAGCATGTAAGTGATGGCTGTCATTGCTTTATCTGTCACGGAAAAGTCTAGATGTCTAGATCTCCATTTCACATCTGGCAAGTTCGGGAATGAGACGGGGACACAGAAGCCATATCCTGGTTTTGTAAGTGTGTAGTGGTGATATCGACCGAGCAGGTCAAAGTTGGCTGGCTGATTGTGAGATAACAGCGTTGCTGTCTTGAAACCGGGCAGATCAAGGTTGAAGATATGAGGTGGTCGTGAGACCGGCGAGGGACTGCTATTATATGCCATCACTCTCGTTTGGCTTCTTGATAGGTCAATCATCTTGTTCTCTGAGAGGTGGTCAGTTCAACTCCCCTACCCATGATGCAGTTAGATGGCATCCCTGCTGCGGCTCTCCAACTTGCTTTTTGCTCaagaacctcaacaccaaacccTAACTCTCCTTTTCAGCTTCCgattcccctcctccctcttcccgAATTCCTatctgcttgcttgcttgctcgCTGCGTATCAGCGTGTGGGTATCATCCGCCCCGCCAGCCAGGCCCTTGCTTCCCGTGTCGTCCCAAACCATTCATCGGAACGGCTGCAATTCTTGATTGACTGCGGGCATGCAACAGCAGCTATCTCGCATACCGGTACGGAGTATGGCCTTCGGTAGTCCAGATACAGAACAACTGACGAGTTATTAGCATATACGTACCGAGTCATTCTTACCGGTTTCTTGTCGCGATCATTGAACTCCTTGATGCCATCCCAGCATCAAGCAcgacacaaaaaaaaaacctctCTTCGCTCTCGCTTATTCACCATTCATGCCCAAAGTATCCAGTCAAAATGGTCGTGTAAATACGTAACAATtatcctcttccacccccttctgCCTCAGCCGTGTGTGCGGCGCGGTTGCCCAACTTCTTGGTGAATCAGAAGCTGATAGAACGACAGAATTGATATCGCGATAAGACGTCGGAATGGCGCCAGTGTAGCGGTCTGCCTTGGTCAGAGCTGCAAGCACGCACACAAACTGTGTGTAATCTGTCTCACTCCATCTCCCGGGATTTGCCTTGTGTACCTGTGTCTCGGAGGCTGTAACTGCTAAAtaggcgctgcagctatccTATCAATCAATCTCGTGGGGGTCCTTCTCATGTCTGAGATCAGTCTCACAGAGGAACAAGACCAGGGCTCAGAGGCAGGCAGGTACCCGCGTTATCGTCACTCATCACTCTGTGATCCAAGTGAAGCCATCACGCAAGGTCTGGTTTGCTGATACGTCTGGCTAAAGGAGGTGTTCACGGCATCGTGTTACCACCCTACGACCCTGCGGGAACAGTACCGCGTCCGCAGCGCAGGAAGATATAATGCCGCACACGTAAAATCCACCTCGGATGGCAAATGTCATATGCCTCTCTGTTTGTCGGATTGCACTGCAGGCGGCCGCATCAGAACCTTGACGGACACtggggatggatggctgGCTGGATATGGACGAGCGAGCCGCCCATCCCGCTGTGGATCTCTGTGCCGTCAAGCAAAGAGGCAGACATGTGTGTTGGGTCCCAATGAGCGTTCTTATCTGTATCATGAGACCATTCAACCCAAGTATGCAGTGATAGAAGGATATCATGGTTGGATGGATGGGCGATGAGTAGGGCCGCTCATCACCCGAGAAACAATCAGGTATTCCGAGAACGAGTCCGTGTAGTGtaaagaggggggggatgcaACCTCGATTCGAGAAGATAAGTCGGCGAGCTGGGTATGGCTCCAGTAAAGAATGGGTGAAACGTCGTCGATCCTGAGAGATCAGTCTAGCATAAAATACAGCGATAGAGGAGCGCTTGAAGGGCGATCCGGTCATCTCCATTCGCGAGTGCTTTGATTGCTTGGCCACCGAGCTGCCGGCACATCTAACCAACGGTTCTGCCACATGCTTGAATGTCACGATGGGAGTGATAATCAGATAGGGCGGGCGGCGTTAATCAGGGATCGCCCGAAAGGGAAGTACCAAGGAGCGGGCCAAGAATTCGAGAAAGAGAGATGCAGTCAAGAGAGGAGACGTCCGTGTGTCCGAGAGCCCAACTGAGATGTCCGTGGTGCGGTCCGGAGTCCTGACAGGCTGGTTGGGCTGGTCGATGACAGCCAGGGAGGCTGTGAGATGTCATGATTGTCACCAAGGGGCACAGGGGCGGCTCCAACGGTCGAGGCGGCTCGAGCGCTCGCGTCTTGCCTTGcctgctgcttgcttgcttgcttgcttgcttgtgcTGCCCTACGATGCGTGTTTGCTAGTGGCCAGGTCTGTGGTATTTTGCAGTTTCGTCTCTTATGACGCCTTATCTCTCGCCTGGCAGGTTGGTTGTCCCTAGAAGGTGGAAGCTCCGGTGGCATATGTTGGCTGTTTGCTGTTTGCAGGCAACAACGTACGATTTGGACCGATTAGATTCTGGAATGGTCGAATGGGAAGTGTTCCATGCCGCCGCCAGGCCTTGTCGTTCACTTTCTTGGAAAATGGTATCTTTTCGACCTGTTTCGCATCGGcctctgtgtgtgtgaacAGCACAAGAGGGTCCATCGGCTGAGCGGCCCTGCATCTGAGACGTGGGGCTTCATGACGGCAGCACGCATGCCTCAGGCACTGGTAGGGACACAAGAAAAACGCTTATCTGGACCCCCACAGACAACCCTTCGTCATCCATGTGGCTTCCCTTGAGCTGGCCGGTTCCCACCCATGATCCCTGTCGCTGACCCGTCCGACCGCCCGCCCCgtgtcactcgctgataaaGTCGCAGGTTCCTTGGGCCCCAGTTCGTCAA
The sequence above is a segment of the Podospora pseudocomata strain CBS 415.72m chromosome 2 map unlocalized CBS415.72m_2, whole genome shotgun sequence genome. Coding sequences within it:
- a CDS encoding uncharacterized protein (BUSCO:EOG09260JDM; EggNog:ENOG503NVQH; COG:S), with the protein product MLHLARQARQTLKLPFVCSACRTLLAQSPAPRRYLPVAINHLGATRWYTDSTTPPPPPPPPPSAPATTTEDATPPSSDPPAENNENPEETSKKRKPKNKPKSAKEKDATDLSTSTDAAGTEGDQDMLRDAVKKVLKEGVLKKRKGSKTKHLGKKSKPAAAKKKKTADSAAAAAVGEAGEDRGDKPKKKKAKKEEDEAKPDLDIKEIDPRYLRLKPIELRQPPVPTLAYGLDRVLFNPGVSYLQDPRSKVYNHDPYLSQIMPTHEFDFGALKEYITSSRDKTLIGVAAKKKKKYSGSTSSMTATLAHFHFLLSSWRPINTAMLSKQFDPEQSSEDFNRILRSPAAIFLHHKDGTYAIDADKEFDSGNILAMLGKSMEKFLTMPKEEFEKYRKSKSDQLTDEEKNGPESYHYTTMGDFMMRSQLDAFDPRLPGTGMFDLKTRAVVTIRMDPEGYEKGQGYEIRGRFGTWESYEREYFDMIRSAFLKYSLQVRMGRMDGIFVAYHNTERIFGFQYIPLQEMDVSLHEAADTTIGDQEFKLSVHLLNQVLDKVTAKFPGQTLRIHFETVKHATTPPYMCIFARPVTQERIDEIQKSAQERIQKFERVLRGLDHEAEEQVEGQEEVEDQENDEGLVDDTRPEEDEGEVESAAERTEEDDDTREDVWDDVMLKVEHSLENEEHGATSIRESIQDALQQSGLLKNTTQEEAEHYVQALFEVLTSEANNEAPESELAEEGEETEPDAVEESEAAEETIPAEPAVVENEAVEVSTEVESAEEGQEIESQTSPEKLNLKDLILRLASRLQEESGETPSQTEEGEVTGEEDEDAAKLAQFENIMSELLVKTRNFRSIDEAEASEEDQAEATTRTTATDEPSEELVEELAALSEEEIDPPIDSEFTEPIYGLILTTKNKIDGKYVDRPTVTVKNTKWTVEYTIEEMTDDRAMNLYKRARARRKKYLMGPENRKKEWYRMFGGQLPKKTGAGRFYRKMEDRIAKERPVFVYGHETPYTYNSVFPNIAQGNMVPYKTWFPTDDELKEWSKSTDKMAWLERYRAVHFAKGKKKATPLGKATPLGIPRGPPRGPPKGRKKTWR